Proteins encoded within one genomic window of Tidjanibacter massiliensis:
- a CDS encoding M64 family metallopeptidase: protein MKSIIKLTFWPTFLLAAVMFTGCTKGPDSYLQLQSELYTFDASGGENLLIFSTDSPWSVETEPLTTTGSAFAAQRKAWYSITPSSGPAGENLRLQVTVGENDTYSERGVFLVLRAGTREERIAVRQRQKNAILSGQNDYAVSCEEQTLTVEVQANVAYETVVESGQQWIKEAEAPTDTKALETTAHAFRIAANTEERERKGVVLFRNTETKLCDTLTIVQAAWTDPTPELTALTALYESTGGDGWTHNDNWCSDKPLNEWYGVETDLSGRVIALRLSNNNLTGELPDELSGLTVLRHLDLSHNDIGGTINKQGRPPKNGTYSFMDTMHELIAIDLSHNRIEGGLPFWSEWTSKSHKFLDYIDFSYNELDSNLREWTALFDGRNLDLRLNYNKIPTGYVPDIYLNYHSWPQMSMAIARQRADKDTGFMDGAQLPDFLFDDLTTGQTLRVQDICKDNCMTMLLSWDPLQEKSVRFAETTVQRLHKLYHGQGFDVIAVIPKGEEYRRAAEEYLRTHETEWYICSDYRTLSGEELVLPGAPYPSYMLFDAEGIIVDEIYEGKNIPPSFSMGPWQPLEDILSLGFDYYVSLCFYEHVGACKYESTDYSMDKQYELLHAATRGDGVDIVLMGDAFTDIDIEVGRYRQIMEAAKDALLSVEPLKTYKDYLNIHMVYAVSKHAQPRTKDWPADYETALDIGFITNWGLQMSHGGPTNLSDYTQDHERLQTAKVWGFVVNNCPGAGAGYINPPYQPSFGTIGYLDGTFYFTVVHEVAGHALGLLGDEYGHNQTTPTSGAIETIHYGHRVGTHLNLSLTDDPASVPWAHLIGDSRFPDVGIYRGGSNYLYGVWHASPRCIMTSSPNWPYFDTVCRELLVRRILTLAGEEYTFEKFLENDKMDY, encoded by the coding sequence ATGAAATCAATCATCAAATTGACATTTTGGCCCACGTTCTTACTGGCAGCCGTAATGTTCACGGGCTGTACGAAAGGGCCGGACAGCTACCTTCAGCTACAGTCCGAACTTTATACGTTCGATGCTTCGGGCGGAGAGAATCTGCTCATCTTCTCCACGGATTCACCGTGGAGCGTGGAGACGGAACCGCTGACCACGACAGGGTCCGCATTCGCTGCACAGCGGAAAGCATGGTACAGCATCACCCCCTCCTCCGGCCCGGCGGGCGAGAACCTGCGGCTGCAGGTGACCGTCGGAGAGAACGACACCTATTCCGAACGGGGAGTGTTCCTCGTGCTGCGTGCCGGGACGCGCGAGGAGCGCATCGCAGTCCGTCAGCGTCAGAAAAATGCGATTCTGTCCGGACAAAACGATTATGCAGTCTCCTGCGAGGAGCAGACACTGACCGTGGAGGTGCAGGCCAACGTCGCATACGAAACGGTCGTAGAGAGCGGGCAGCAATGGATAAAAGAGGCGGAAGCGCCGACCGACACGAAAGCGCTCGAAACGACGGCGCACGCCTTCCGCATTGCCGCCAATACCGAAGAACGGGAACGCAAGGGCGTGGTGCTGTTCCGCAACACGGAGACGAAGCTCTGCGATACGCTGACCATCGTACAGGCGGCATGGACAGACCCGACTCCGGAGCTGACCGCGCTCACGGCGCTGTACGAATCCACGGGCGGCGACGGCTGGACGCACAACGACAACTGGTGCAGCGACAAGCCTCTGAACGAGTGGTACGGTGTGGAGACCGACCTCTCGGGACGCGTCATCGCCCTCCGCCTAAGCAACAACAACCTCACGGGCGAATTGCCGGACGAACTGTCGGGCCTGACCGTCCTACGCCATCTCGACCTCAGCCACAACGATATCGGAGGTACGATAAACAAGCAGGGACGCCCACCGAAAAATGGCACTTACAGTTTTATGGATACCATGCATGAATTGATAGCCATCGACCTCAGTCACAACCGCATCGAGGGCGGCCTGCCGTTTTGGTCGGAGTGGACGAGTAAAAGCCACAAATTCCTGGATTACATTGATTTCTCATACAATGAACTGGACAGCAATCTGCGGGAGTGGACGGCGCTTTTCGACGGGCGCAACCTCGACCTAAGACTGAATTACAACAAAATACCGACCGGCTATGTACCCGATATTTACCTGAATTACCACAGTTGGCCTCAGATGAGCATGGCGATAGCGCGGCAGCGGGCCGACAAAGACACGGGGTTTATGGACGGTGCACAACTGCCCGATTTCCTCTTCGACGACCTGACAACGGGCCAGACACTCCGGGTACAGGATATTTGCAAGGACAACTGCATGACCATGCTGCTGTCGTGGGACCCCCTGCAGGAGAAATCCGTCCGTTTCGCCGAAACCACGGTGCAACGACTGCATAAGCTCTACCACGGCCAGGGGTTCGACGTAATAGCCGTAATTCCGAAGGGAGAGGAGTACCGCAGGGCGGCGGAGGAATACCTGCGGACCCATGAAACGGAATGGTACATCTGTTCGGACTATCGGACGCTCAGCGGCGAAGAGCTTGTCCTACCCGGCGCCCCCTATCCGAGTTACATGCTCTTCGACGCAGAGGGAATCATCGTAGACGAGATATACGAAGGGAAAAACATCCCCCCCTCTTTCAGTATGGGACCATGGCAGCCTTTGGAAGATATCCTTTCTCTCGGATTCGACTATTACGTGTCGCTTTGTTTTTACGAGCACGTCGGGGCATGCAAATACGAAAGCACGGATTATTCGATGGACAAACAGTACGAACTGCTGCATGCAGCCACACGGGGCGACGGCGTGGATATCGTGCTGATGGGCGACGCCTTCACGGACATCGATATCGAAGTCGGCCGTTACCGGCAGATAATGGAAGCCGCAAAAGACGCGCTTCTCTCCGTAGAACCCCTGAAAACGTATAAGGACTACCTCAACATCCATATGGTTTATGCCGTATCAAAGCATGCGCAACCGCGAACAAAGGATTGGCCGGCCGATTATGAAACGGCATTGGACATCGGCTTCATCACTAACTGGGGGCTGCAGATGAGCCATGGGGGCCCGACCAATTTATCGGATTACACACAAGACCACGAGAGGCTGCAAACGGCCAAAGTGTGGGGGTTTGTAGTGAACAACTGCCCGGGAGCAGGCGCCGGATATATCAATCCACCGTACCAGCCGAGTTTCGGCACAATAGGATATCTGGATGGCACTTTTTACTTTACAGTGGTACATGAAGTGGCCGGTCATGCCCTCGGATTGTTGGGAGACGAATATGGCCACAATCAGACCACCCCTACATCAGGAGCAATAGAAACCATCCACTACGGGCATCGTGTCGGTACACATCTCAATCTCTCCCTGACCGACGACCCGGCCAGCGTCCCCTGGGCGCATCTTATCGGAGATTCACGGTTTCCGGATGTGGGAATCTATCGGGGGGGCAGCAATTACCTGTATGGCGTGTGGCACGCATCGCCGAGATGTATAATGACCTCATCCCCAAACTGGCCATATTTCGATACGGTATGCAGGGAACTGCTCGTGAGGCGTATTCTGACCTTGGCGGGAGAAGAGTACACTTTCGAAAAATTTCTGGAAAACGACAAAATGGATTATTGA
- a CDS encoding ATP-dependent Clp protease ATP-binding subunit, translating into MKLKQTKALENALARGLLASQRAGGGNPVDRAFLFLLEEGNCHAAHILGKFIKSWESYQIKVRIEKDLESATQENIAADRKLYDNLMAALRKVCAEFGQEGGEPLVNTGHFLLYLLRSRKFASSQVLSTFNIPRNLVAEMISDLPFDEDYYMEMNALRNIRILRIDPKDTGYGGTAGDGRERPDEEDTERNDVKPHGKSVLKELEKYGTDLTAAAAAGGVDPVIGRETEIDRLIQILGRRKKNNPILIGEAGVGKSAIVEGLALRIVSHDVPPSLYGKRVFSLDVASLVAGTKYRGQFEERVKEFMEGLKRERDVILFIDEIHTIVGAGATQGGLDTANILKPALARGELQCIGATTLDEYRESIEHDGALERRFQKIVVEPTSREDTLRILHRLRERYEQHHHVRYSDEALAACVELTDRYVTDRYFPDKAIDVLDEAGSKARLFARHEPEAISELEEALQAAGEEKRSAAKGMNYEAAAKARIREIALADKIKEIRADWQREVRLSPGLVTPENIREAVSAMTGIPVQEVSGDERARLRDMYGHLASRVVGQDAAIGKVTKAIQRSRAGLKDPGKPIGVFMFVGPTGVGKTLLAKELSQWMFGRRDALVRIDMSEYSEKHNVSRLIGSPPGYVGYGEGGQLTETVRRQPYAVVLFDEIEKAHPDVFNIMLQLFDEGQLTDGLGRKVDFRNTVIIMTSNVGSRRAASRPPVIGYDAPGLCTLEEQNGDGDYRSALEDTFAPEFINRIDDIVVFNTLSLDDVKRIVDIEFGRIAKRAAAMGYTLELSEDAREELAALGFQPRYGARSLRRMLLEYVEEPLAGMIVGEEVCGGDTVSVEFVGGRVALVRRAPAGHPHIA; encoded by the coding sequence ATGAAACTCAAACAGACAAAAGCACTCGAAAACGCCCTCGCACGCGGCCTGCTGGCTTCGCAGAGGGCCGGCGGCGGCAATCCCGTTGACCGAGCGTTTCTTTTCCTGCTTGAAGAGGGTAATTGTCACGCAGCCCACATCCTGGGCAAATTCATCAAAAGTTGGGAGTCGTACCAAATAAAGGTGAGGATTGAGAAGGATTTGGAAAGCGCGACGCAGGAGAACATCGCGGCCGACAGAAAACTATACGACAATCTGATGGCGGCGCTCCGAAAGGTATGCGCCGAATTCGGGCAGGAAGGGGGCGAGCCGCTCGTCAATACGGGCCATTTCCTGCTTTATCTGCTCCGGAGCAGGAAATTCGCCAGCTCCCAGGTTTTGAGTACGTTCAATATTCCCCGGAATCTGGTGGCGGAGATGATTTCCGACCTGCCGTTCGACGAGGACTACTATATGGAGATGAATGCGCTGCGCAACATCCGTATTCTCCGGATTGATCCCAAGGATACGGGATACGGCGGTACGGCAGGCGACGGCCGGGAGCGGCCGGATGAAGAGGATACGGAACGGAACGACGTCAAGCCCCATGGAAAATCCGTGCTGAAGGAGCTTGAAAAATACGGAACCGACCTGACCGCCGCTGCGGCTGCGGGCGGGGTGGACCCGGTGATTGGGCGGGAGACGGAGATTGACCGGCTCATCCAGATACTCGGCAGGCGCAAGAAAAACAACCCGATACTCATAGGCGAGGCGGGTGTGGGCAAGAGTGCGATAGTGGAGGGGCTCGCCCTGCGCATCGTTTCGCACGACGTACCGCCGTCACTTTACGGCAAGCGTGTCTTTTCGCTCGATGTGGCGTCGCTGGTGGCAGGCACCAAATACAGGGGACAGTTCGAGGAGCGTGTCAAGGAGTTCATGGAGGGCCTGAAAAGAGAGAGGGATGTCATTCTCTTCATTGACGAGATACATACCATCGTGGGAGCAGGTGCCACGCAGGGCGGACTCGATACGGCAAACATCCTCAAACCGGCGCTCGCCCGAGGCGAACTGCAATGTATCGGGGCTACCACGCTCGACGAATACCGGGAGAGCATCGAGCACGACGGGGCGCTTGAGCGGCGTTTCCAGAAGATAGTGGTGGAACCTACTTCCAGGGAGGATACCCTGCGGATTCTCCACAGGCTCCGGGAGCGGTACGAGCAGCACCATCACGTCCGGTATTCGGACGAGGCCCTCGCCGCATGTGTGGAGTTGACCGACCGGTATGTGACGGACCGGTATTTCCCCGACAAGGCCATTGACGTGCTCGATGAGGCGGGCTCCAAGGCGCGTCTTTTCGCCCGTCACGAACCCGAGGCCATTTCGGAGCTCGAGGAAGCGCTTCAGGCTGCAGGGGAGGAGAAGCGGTCGGCGGCCAAGGGGATGAATTACGAAGCCGCGGCCAAGGCCCGTATCAGGGAGATTGCGCTTGCAGACAAGATAAAGGAAATCAGGGCTGACTGGCAGCGCGAAGTACGTCTCAGTCCCGGTCTGGTCACGCCCGAAAATATCCGCGAAGCGGTAAGCGCCATGACGGGGATACCGGTACAGGAGGTCTCCGGCGACGAACGGGCCCGACTCAGGGATATGTACGGCCATCTGGCGTCCCGCGTGGTAGGGCAGGACGCAGCTATCGGCAAGGTTACGAAGGCGATACAGCGTTCGCGGGCTGGACTCAAGGACCCGGGCAAACCCATCGGCGTGTTCATGTTCGTGGGGCCTACGGGCGTAGGGAAGACGCTGCTGGCCAAGGAACTTTCGCAGTGGATGTTCGGCAGGCGCGATGCGCTGGTGCGGATAGATATGAGCGAGTATTCCGAGAAACACAACGTGAGCCGCCTCATCGGTTCTCCGCCTGGATACGTCGGATACGGCGAAGGTGGACAACTGACCGAAACGGTACGCCGCCAACCCTATGCGGTGGTGCTGTTCGATGAGATAGAGAAGGCTCATCCCGACGTGTTCAACATCATGCTCCAGCTCTTCGACGAGGGACAGCTTACCGACGGGCTCGGCCGAAAGGTGGATTTCCGGAATACGGTGATAATCATGACTTCCAATGTGGGCTCGCGCCGTGCAGCCTCCCGTCCGCCCGTTATAGGCTACGATGCGCCCGGACTTTGCACCCTGGAGGAACAGAACGGCGACGGTGACTATCGGAGTGCGTTGGAGGATACCTTCGCTCCGGAGTTCATCAATCGCATAGACGATATCGTGGTATTCAATACGCTTTCGCTCGACGACGTGAAGCGCATAGTCGATATCGAGTTCGGGCGGATTGCGAAACGGGCTGCTGCGATGGGCTATACGCTGGAGCTCTCCGAAGATGCCCGCGAGGAGCTTGCGGCGCTCGGCTTCCAGCCGCGTTACGGAGCCCGTTCGCTCCGGCGGATGTTGCTCGAATATGTCGAGGAGCCTCTCGCCGGGATGATAGTGGGCGAGGAGGTCTGCGGAGGGGATACGGTATCGGTCGAGTTTGTCGGCGGACGTGTTGCGCTCGTGCGCCGGGCACCGGCGGGTCATCCCCACATAGCATAG
- a CDS encoding linear amide C-N hydrolase — protein MKGGFLCAALLAGALAVAFPERAEACTRVVYVGPDGTVLTARSMDWKEDSRSNLWIFPRGMERSGEVGGNPLTWTSRYGSVVTSAYDICSTDGMNEAGLVANLLWLAESAYPEWDGSTPGLSIAAWVQYILDTCATVDEAVAEMESGRFEVVSGMMPDGSRMATLHLSVSDAAGDSAIFEYVDGALSVHHSPAYRVMTNSPLFDRQLALDDYWQNIGGLTFLPGTNRAADRFVRASFYVDALPQTADTRQAVAGIFSVIRNVSVPLGISVPDQPNISSTRWRTVSDQKNRVYYFESTLYPNIFWVDMKDVDFSEGAPVRMLDLVGGRTYAGNTASLFVEAEPFEFERVD, from the coding sequence ATGAAAGGCGGATTTTTGTGTGCCGCGCTCCTCGCAGGGGCGTTGGCCGTCGCTTTCCCGGAGAGGGCGGAAGCGTGTACGAGAGTGGTTTATGTGGGGCCCGACGGAACCGTACTGACGGCCCGTTCCATGGACTGGAAGGAGGACAGCCGGAGCAATTTGTGGATATTCCCGCGCGGTATGGAGCGCAGCGGCGAAGTGGGGGGCAACCCCCTGACGTGGACCTCCCGGTACGGCAGCGTGGTGACTTCGGCATACGATATATGCAGTACCGACGGCATGAATGAGGCGGGACTCGTGGCGAATCTGCTGTGGCTCGCCGAATCGGCCTATCCGGAGTGGGACGGTTCCACGCCCGGCCTTTCCATCGCAGCATGGGTACAGTACATACTCGATACCTGTGCGACCGTGGACGAGGCGGTGGCGGAGATGGAGAGCGGACGGTTCGAGGTGGTCTCCGGCATGATGCCGGACGGTTCGAGAATGGCTACCCTGCACCTCTCCGTATCGGATGCCGCGGGCGACAGTGCCATATTCGAATATGTGGACGGGGCTCTGTCCGTTCATCACAGTCCGGCATACAGGGTGATGACCAACTCGCCGCTGTTCGACCGGCAGCTGGCTCTGGACGATTATTGGCAGAACATCGGCGGACTGACCTTCCTGCCCGGAACGAACAGGGCGGCCGACCGCTTCGTGCGGGCCTCCTTCTATGTGGATGCGCTTCCGCAGACAGCCGATACCCGGCAGGCGGTTGCCGGCATATTCAGCGTCATACGCAATGTCTCGGTTCCGCTCGGCATCAGCGTTCCCGACCAGCCCAATATCTCCTCCACCCGCTGGCGGACGGTGTCCGACCAGAAGAACAGGGTGTATTATTTCGAATCCACGCTTTATCCCAATATTTTCTGGGTGGATATGAAGGATGTGGATTTTTCGGAGGGGGCACCGGTCAGGATGCTCGACCTGGTGGGCGGCCGGACTTATGCCGGTAATACGGCTTCTCTCTTCGTGGAGGCAGAGCCTTTCGAGTTCGAGCGCGTGGATTAG
- a CDS encoding zinc metalloprotease, with product MRKLFLLAAIGLVLSGCSQNDVPADGPNAQPTQSVPHFYGYALPDDSAPATRGVADGTKIWPKEVVKNGLTVKFLDGSAASQAFVKDAANEWAKYANVKFNFLEDNTQPALVRITFDNASLTSWALTGTDHARVTDQTQATVQFGNWFRLDDRFKRNEVLRAFGQVLGLDLEFRHPKFHPTWITDANGNIDEAKIRTYWEEQLNSFLSWEELKKYVIDPLEDHSLLIRSTDEYDPNSVMTWPFYEMIAENIPVLDYDDYPVNELSELDKSFIIELYDVQGGNEIATLQPLISFDFTGKKLDMRLTGDKDFAVVWNWDDDKGEQLVDQENGAFYYPTDATGDYTHTIIRNFNDYTKKRVVVCEIVWRSPEAPRSDTSAALSKFDLRSGNNASNFNFEESKNTKLEYIRIVGGSGFPAQTLEFDGWGELKSLYLNQIGDSRIVVKNCQKLSTIATSTHIYTPSSLSPINVDLEPMEVNEEAAQDGAARIVGPEEDPVTDWPELPEYRYSLSNNAGSGLTIENCPNITTLSLENTRLTGLDLHVLKKLNYLYLSSQLNGIVCGGTSSTQGRYLQETLFTLPPCTNTESKGTIILRGINTSLSDYTPIYIKSSIVNSINNRMNTYNWQITWDSGAYPMP from the coding sequence ATGAGAAAACTATTTCTATTGGCAGCCATCGGACTCGTACTGTCCGGTTGCTCGCAGAACGATGTTCCGGCCGACGGCCCGAACGCTCAGCCGACACAAAGCGTGCCCCACTTTTACGGCTACGCACTGCCGGACGATTCGGCGCCGGCAACGCGCGGTGTCGCAGACGGTACGAAAATTTGGCCGAAAGAGGTCGTAAAAAACGGCCTCACCGTCAAGTTCCTCGACGGCTCGGCGGCTTCGCAGGCTTTCGTCAAGGACGCAGCAAATGAATGGGCAAAGTACGCTAACGTCAAATTCAATTTCCTGGAGGACAACACGCAACCCGCATTGGTGCGCATAACATTCGACAACGCCTCGTTAACGAGCTGGGCATTGACCGGTACCGACCATGCACGGGTGACCGACCAGACGCAGGCCACCGTACAGTTCGGCAACTGGTTCCGGCTCGACGACCGTTTCAAGCGCAACGAAGTGCTGCGTGCCTTCGGACAGGTCCTCGGCCTCGACCTGGAGTTCCGCCATCCGAAATTCCATCCCACATGGATTACGGATGCGAACGGAAACATCGACGAGGCAAAGATACGGACATATTGGGAAGAACAGCTCAACAGCTTCCTCTCCTGGGAAGAGCTCAAAAAATATGTAATAGACCCGCTCGAAGACCATTCGCTGCTCATCCGCAGCACCGACGAGTACGACCCCAATTCGGTAATGACATGGCCCTTCTACGAAATGATCGCTGAGAATATCCCCGTCCTGGACTACGACGACTATCCGGTAAACGAGCTGTCCGAACTCGACAAGAGTTTCATCATAGAGCTTTACGACGTACAAGGCGGCAACGAGATTGCCACGCTTCAGCCTTTGATTTCATTCGATTTTACAGGCAAGAAATTAGACATGCGGCTGACAGGCGACAAGGATTTCGCCGTCGTATGGAACTGGGACGACGACAAAGGGGAGCAGTTGGTAGACCAGGAAAACGGGGCGTTCTATTATCCGACGGATGCGACCGGCGACTATACCCATACAATCATCCGCAATTTCAACGATTACACGAAAAAGAGGGTGGTCGTGTGCGAAATCGTATGGCGGAGCCCAGAGGCTCCCAGATCTGATACAAGCGCCGCGCTAAGCAAATTCGACCTGCGCAGCGGCAATAATGCCTCCAATTTCAATTTCGAAGAATCGAAGAACACCAAATTGGAGTACATACGCATAGTCGGAGGGTCTGGGTTCCCGGCCCAGACACTTGAATTCGATGGCTGGGGAGAGTTAAAGTCGCTTTATCTCAACCAAATCGGCGACTCCAGAATCGTCGTCAAGAATTGCCAGAAACTCTCTACCATAGCTACGAGCACGCACATCTACACTCCGTCGTCCCTGTCGCCGATAAATGTCGATTTAGAACCGATGGAAGTCAATGAAGAGGCTGCGCAGGACGGAGCGGCACGAATCGTCGGGCCGGAAGAAGACCCCGTCACGGACTGGCCGGAACTACCCGAGTACCGCTATTCGCTCAGCAATAATGCCGGCAGCGGTCTGACAATTGAAAATTGTCCGAACATCACTACGCTCAGCCTGGAGAATACCCGTCTGACCGGCCTGGACCTGCATGTCCTGAAAAAACTCAATTACCTCTATCTGTCTTCGCAACTGAACGGCATCGTATGCGGAGGAACCTCCTCGACACAAGGAAGATATTTGCAGGAAACGTTATTTACGTTGCCCCCATGCACGAATACGGAGTCCAAAGGTACGATAATCCTACGTGGTATAAATACTTCGTTAAGCGACTACACGCCGATATATATCAAAAGCAGCATCGTCAACTCCATCAATAACAGAATGAATACCTACAACTGGCAAATAACATGGGATTCGGGTGCATATCCCATGCCCTGA